The DNA sequence AATTCACTGCGCGGGTTTTTGGGCAGCCAGGGCATGAATAATCTCAGCAGCCTTCGATATGTAATTTCATAGACCCACCTGTTTGGAAGTGTATGAATAACGATGCATCCATCGGGCGCTAAGACTTTATGACAATATTCAAACAACTCAAGAAGCTCCCAGTCATGAAGATGCTCAACCAGATCCAGCATGAATATTCTGTCGAACTTATCCCGGGTTTCCAGATTTTTAACATCATCACAGATGAAAACCATGAGTTCCTGTTCCTGTTCTGAATGTACAGCTCTGGCGGCATCGGCGATTTCGATAATCTCTTTGCTGTAATCAACCCCGACAGAATAAACTCCCATTCTCGCGCAATGCAGGACAACTTCCCCCCTTCCGCAGCCAATGTCCAGAATTTTCATGCCCTCGCTGAGATCAGCCAGATCAATAGCTTTCAGAACACGAGGCCTGAGATTCCTCCCCTGTGTTCTTATGAATTCTTCGGGCGTATCCCATCCCCAGGTATCATGAATCCATTCCTCGCTATACTTCTCTGCGGAAACGGAATCGTTTTTTTTATCTTTTTGTTTCATTTAAAAATATTCTTTTGGTTTTCCTGATAAAATATCCAAAATTACTTAAACATCCTTTCACTGAAAACCGGATATTATCTTCCGCGAAACATGATAA is a window from the Candidatus Aegiribacteria sp. genome containing:
- a CDS encoding class I SAM-dependent methyltransferase, yielding MKQKDKKNDSVSAEKYSEEWIHDTWGWDTPEEFIRTQGRNLRPRVLKAIDLADLSEGMKILDIGCGRGEVVLHCARMGVYSVGVDYSKEIIEIADAARAVHSEQEQELMVFICDDVKNLETRDKFDRIFMLDLVEHLHDWELLELFEYCHKVLAPDGCIVIHTLPNRWVYEITYRRLLRLFMPWLPKNPRSEFEKAIHVNEMSIVHLSNILSEGGFKSRVWLQDLIVEQAKWHKKQPLSDKRGRLYSWLANPVIGLMYKLIARTPLKVFIVNEMFAVGWKFEGALSVEIPFRLTESLVIWLLSRRELINEVPLQEKLFLR